From a region of the Mycobacterium intracellulare ATCC 13950 genome:
- a CDS encoding SDR family oxidoreductase — translation MSLNGKTMFISGASRGIGLAIAKRAAQDGANIALIAKTAEPHPKLPGTVFTAAKELEEAGGQALPIVGDVRDPDSVEAAVAKTVEQFGGIDICVNNASAINLGSVTEVPMKRFDLMNGIQVRGTYAVSQACIPHLKGRENPHILTLSPPVLLGREWLKPTAYMMAKFGMTLCALGIAEEMRDEGIASNTLWPRTLVATAAVQNLLGGDEAMGRARKPEVYSDAAYVVLNKPSREYTGNMLLCEDVLVESGVKDLSTYDCVPGSKLGVDFWVDGVNPPGYSGP, via the coding sequence ATGTCCCTGAATGGCAAGACCATGTTCATCTCCGGCGCCAGCCGCGGCATCGGCCTGGCGATCGCCAAGCGCGCCGCGCAGGACGGTGCCAACATCGCCCTGATCGCCAAGACCGCCGAGCCGCACCCGAAGCTGCCGGGAACGGTGTTCACCGCGGCGAAGGAGCTCGAAGAGGCGGGCGGGCAGGCCCTGCCGATCGTCGGGGACGTCCGCGATCCCGATTCGGTCGAGGCGGCCGTGGCCAAGACCGTCGAGCAGTTCGGCGGCATCGACATCTGCGTCAACAACGCGTCGGCGATCAACCTGGGTTCGGTCACCGAGGTGCCCATGAAGCGGTTCGACCTGATGAACGGCATCCAGGTGCGGGGCACGTACGCGGTGTCGCAGGCATGCATCCCGCATCTGAAGGGCCGCGAGAACCCGCACATCCTGACGCTGTCGCCGCCGGTGCTGCTGGGCCGCGAGTGGTTGAAGCCGACGGCGTACATGATGGCCAAGTTCGGGATGACGCTGTGCGCGCTGGGCATCGCCGAAGAAATGCGGGACGAGGGCATCGCGTCGAACACGCTGTGGCCGCGCACGCTGGTGGCGACGGCCGCGGTGCAGAACCTGCTCGGCGGCGACGAGGCGATGGGCCGGGCCCGCAAGCCCGAGGTGTACTCGGACGCCGCCTACGTCGTCCTCAACAAGCCGTCCAGGGAGTACACCGGCAACATGCTGCTGTGCGAGGACGTGCTGGTGGAATCCGGCGTCAAGGACCTCTCGACATACGACTGTGTGCCCGGTTCGAAGCTGGGCGTGGACTTCTGGGTCGACGGCGTCAACCCGCCGGGGTACTCGGGGCCTTAG
- a CDS encoding aminoacyl-tRNA deacylase — protein MGGAATPGIVALMKAGVPHQVLHFDAVTDLSESSDVAPEQVFKTLIVALPGELAVAIVPVPWRLSLKAVAAALGVPKAVMAEPAAAERATGYVVGGISPFGQRKRLRTVLDGSALRWDRILCSAGKRHYDVAVAPRDLIRLTGAITADISRT, from the coding sequence GTGGGCGGCGCGGCCACTCCGGGCATCGTCGCGTTGATGAAAGCCGGTGTGCCGCACCAGGTTCTGCACTTCGACGCGGTCACCGACCTGTCCGAGTCGTCCGACGTCGCGCCCGAACAGGTCTTCAAGACCCTGATCGTCGCCCTGCCGGGTGAGCTGGCCGTCGCGATCGTGCCGGTGCCGTGGCGGTTGTCGCTGAAGGCGGTCGCCGCGGCGCTGGGTGTGCCCAAGGCCGTCATGGCCGAGCCGGCCGCCGCCGAGCGGGCCACCGGCTATGTGGTGGGCGGCATTTCGCCGTTCGGTCAGCGCAAGCGGCTCCGCACGGTCCTGGACGGCTCCGCGCTGCGCTGGGATCGGATCCTGTGCAGCGCCGGCAAGCGGCATTACGACGTCGCGGTCGCGCCCCGGGACCTGATCCGCCTCACCGGCGCGATCACCGCCGACATCAGCCGAACGTGA